Proteins encoded together in one Pseudoxanthomonas sp. Root65 window:
- the infB gene encoding translation initiation factor IF-2 has protein sequence MSQQTTIRKLAELVNTPVEKLLEQLAEAGMSFSGPDQVVTSMEKVKLLGFLKRSHGKSDAAVDEAAPKKITLNRRKVQEVTVAAGRSKTTVAVEVRQKRTYVKPTDAESVSTNWQNEADPERAEILRKLEESRQRNLDEQQRLAREDAKRAEELELRRQEEAAARAEAEAARAQADAEAAALAAGAVAVDGDEPARPAKPATQGHHVPKTVVRKDPPRTDDRNNAAAAKHKTRGSHAMVAGVEDDDNTSRFAGQLHLSAADRARRGASRGKPKPPRRHEQSRGGGGAHGFERPTAPIVREVAIGETITVADLAQKLALKGGDVVKALFKMGVMATITQSIDHDTAALITEELGHKAVRADANDVENELLAHSEEHQGDKVARPPVVTIMGHVDHGKTSLLDYIRRTKIATGEAGGITQHIGAYHVETPKGVISFLDTPGHAAFTAMRARGAKLTDIVVLVVAADDGVMPQTVESVQQAKAAGVQLIVAVNKIDKSGADPLRVKNELLAHNVVAEEFGGDTQFIEVSAKTGAGIDALLDAISLQAEVLELKAVADGRASGTVIESSLDKGRGPVATVLVQQGQLKKGDYLVCGVQYGRVRALFDETGKQPDSAGPSIPVQVLGLSGVPEAGDDFVVVADERLAKDVAQQRDTKRRESRLVQSAGSRMEDIMAQLGKGEGQLSLNLIIKADVQGSVEALRHSLTALSNESIRINIIHSGVGGITESDANSAVTSKATVIGFNVRADASARRIVEANGVDMRYFSIIYDVIDQVKQVASGLLGVEIREEIIGIAEVRDVFRSSKFGAVAGCMVVEGTVKRNKPIRVLRDNTVVFEGELESLRRFKENVDEVRNGTECGIGVKAYNDVKPGDQIECFERIEVQRTL, from the coding sequence ATGTCGCAGCAAACCACCATCCGCAAGCTCGCTGAACTGGTCAATACGCCGGTCGAAAAACTCCTGGAGCAACTGGCCGAGGCCGGCATGAGCTTCAGCGGTCCCGACCAGGTCGTGACCAGCATGGAAAAAGTGAAGCTGCTCGGCTTCCTCAAGCGCTCGCACGGCAAGAGCGATGCGGCGGTGGATGAAGCGGCGCCCAAGAAGATCACGCTGAACCGTCGCAAGGTGCAGGAAGTCACCGTCGCGGCCGGCCGCAGCAAGACCACGGTGGCCGTGGAAGTGCGCCAGAAGCGCACCTACGTCAAGCCGACCGACGCCGAATCCGTCAGCACCAACTGGCAGAACGAGGCCGATCCCGAGCGCGCGGAGATCCTGCGCAAGCTGGAGGAATCGCGCCAGCGCAACCTCGACGAACAGCAGCGACTGGCGCGCGAAGACGCCAAGCGCGCCGAGGAACTGGAGCTTCGTCGCCAGGAAGAGGCCGCCGCCCGCGCCGAAGCCGAGGCCGCGCGTGCGCAGGCCGACGCCGAAGCCGCCGCCCTGGCCGCCGGTGCGGTTGCCGTCGATGGCGACGAACCGGCGCGTCCGGCCAAGCCCGCCACCCAGGGCCACCACGTGCCCAAGACGGTGGTGCGCAAGGATCCGCCGCGCACCGACGACCGCAACAACGCCGCGGCCGCCAAGCACAAGACCCGCGGCTCGCACGCGATGGTCGCCGGCGTCGAAGACGACGACAACACCAGCCGCTTCGCCGGCCAGCTGCACCTGTCCGCGGCCGATCGCGCCCGCCGTGGCGCCTCGCGCGGCAAGCCCAAGCCGCCGCGTCGCCACGAGCAGAGCCGCGGCGGCGGCGGTGCCCATGGCTTCGAGCGTCCGACCGCGCCGATCGTGCGCGAAGTGGCGATCGGCGAGACCATCACCGTGGCCGACCTGGCGCAGAAGCTCGCGCTGAAGGGCGGCGACGTGGTGAAGGCGCTGTTCAAGATGGGCGTGATGGCCACCATCACCCAGTCCATCGATCACGACACCGCCGCGCTGATCACCGAAGAGCTGGGCCACAAGGCCGTCCGTGCCGACGCCAACGACGTCGAGAACGAGCTGCTGGCGCATTCGGAAGAGCACCAGGGCGACAAGGTTGCGCGTCCGCCGGTGGTCACCATCATGGGCCACGTCGACCACGGCAAGACCTCGCTGCTGGACTACATCCGCCGCACCAAGATCGCCACCGGCGAAGCCGGCGGCATCACCCAGCACATCGGCGCCTACCACGTGGAAACGCCGAAGGGCGTCATCAGCTTCCTCGACACCCCGGGCCACGCCGCGTTCACCGCGATGCGCGCCCGCGGCGCCAAGCTGACCGACATCGTGGTGCTGGTGGTGGCGGCCGACGACGGCGTCATGCCGCAGACCGTCGAGTCGGTGCAGCAGGCCAAGGCGGCCGGCGTGCAGCTGATCGTCGCGGTCAACAAGATCGACAAGTCCGGCGCCGATCCGCTGCGCGTCAAGAACGAGCTGCTGGCGCACAACGTGGTCGCCGAGGAATTCGGTGGCGACACGCAGTTCATCGAGGTCTCGGCCAAGACCGGCGCGGGCATCGACGCGCTGCTGGACGCCATCTCGCTGCAGGCTGAAGTGCTGGAGCTGAAGGCGGTGGCCGATGGCCGCGCCAGCGGCACCGTCATCGAGTCCTCGCTGGACAAGGGCCGTGGCCCGGTCGCTACCGTGCTGGTCCAGCAGGGCCAGCTGAAGAAGGGCGACTACCTGGTGTGCGGCGTGCAGTACGGCCGCGTCCGCGCCCTGTTCGACGAGACCGGCAAGCAGCCGGACTCGGCTGGCCCGTCGATCCCCGTGCAGGTGCTCGGCCTGTCCGGCGTGCCCGAGGCCGGTGACGACTTCGTGGTGGTCGCCGACGAACGCCTGGCCAAGGACGTGGCCCAGCAGCGCGACACCAAGCGCCGCGAGTCGCGCCTGGTGCAGTCCGCCGGCAGCCGCATGGAAGACATCATGGCGCAGCTGGGCAAGGGCGAAGGCCAGCTCAGCCTCAACCTGATCATCAAGGCCGACGTGCAGGGTTCGGTGGAGGCGCTGCGCCATTCGCTGACCGCGCTGTCCAACGAATCGATCCGCATCAACATCATCCACTCCGGCGTGGGCGGCATCACCGAGTCCGACGCCAACTCCGCGGTCACCTCGAAAGCTACGGTCATCGGCTTCAACGTGCGCGCCGATGCGTCGGCACGCCGTATCGTCGAAGCCAATGGCGTGGACATGCGTTACTTCTCGATCATCTACGACGTGATCGACCAGGTGAAGCAGGTGGCGTCCGGTCTGCTGGGCGTGGAAATCCGCGAAGAGATCATCGGTATCGCCGAAGTGCGCGATGTGTTCCGCAGCTCCAAGTTCGGCGCGGTCGCGGGCTGCATGGTGGTCGAAGGCACGGTCAAGCGGAACAAGCCGATCCGCGTGCTGCGCGACAACACCGTGGTGTTCGAGGGCGAACTGGAATCGCTGCGCCGCTTCAAGGAGAACGTCGACGAGGTGCGCAACGGCACCGAGTGCGGTATCGGCGTGAAGGCCTACAACGACGTCAAGCCCGGCGACCAGATCGAGTGCTTCGAGCGCATCGAAGTGCAGCGTACGCTGTAA
- the rbfA gene encoding 30S ribosome-binding factor RbfA, with product MPAKSFHRTDRVSAQLRRELGTLVHEAVREHGLPSVSVSDVEVTRDMAHAKVFVTALMPERSVEAVKGLKELAWGLRMELARRVKMRHVPELHFHYDDSVDRGERIETLLRDNPPVPESDDET from the coding sequence ATGCCCGCCAAGTCGTTCCACCGCACCGACCGCGTTTCCGCCCAGCTCCGCCGTGAGTTGGGCACGCTCGTGCACGAGGCCGTGCGCGAGCACGGGCTGCCGTCGGTCAGCGTGTCCGACGTGGAAGTCACTCGCGACATGGCGCACGCCAAGGTGTTCGTCACCGCGCTGATGCCGGAGCGTTCCGTCGAGGCGGTGAAGGGCCTGAAGGAACTGGCCTGGGGCCTGCGCATGGAACTGGCGCGGCGGGTGAAGATGCGGCACGTGCCGGAACTGCATTTCCACTACGACGACTCCGTCGACCGCGGCGAACGCATCGAGACGCTGCTGCGCGACAATCCTCCGGTGCCCGAGTCCGACGACGAGACCTGA
- the truB gene encoding tRNA pseudouridine(55) synthase TruB: MAGRIQFRPLDGLLLLDKPQGMSSNGALQVARRLFRAEKGGHTGSLDPLATGLLPLCFGEATKIAGLLLGSRKAYDTVAVLGTTTDTDDADGAPLRERPVPSLDVATITAALAPLTGRIRQRAPIYSALKQGGEPLYTKARRGDVIEAPERDVEVHRIEIMEIAPGRLSLRVECGSGTYVRSLVRDLGEALGCGAHVGALRRLWVDPFLQPRMLTLDALQAMAEHGGEAALDACLLPVEAGLAGFPRVEVDIAGGRRLAQGQRLPGYPPSDGPVAIHGPDGRVLGLGTVNAEGTLSPQRLFAWAVAGTAQKAGHIQ; encoded by the coding sequence ATGGCAGGACGCATCCAATTCCGCCCGCTGGATGGCCTGCTGCTGCTGGACAAGCCGCAGGGCATGAGCTCGAACGGCGCGCTGCAGGTTGCGCGGCGCCTGTTCCGCGCCGAGAAGGGCGGACACACCGGCAGCCTCGACCCGCTCGCCACCGGCCTGTTGCCGCTTTGCTTCGGCGAGGCCACCAAGATCGCCGGCCTGCTGCTGGGGTCGCGCAAGGCCTACGACACGGTCGCCGTGCTGGGCACAACCACCGATACCGACGACGCCGACGGCGCGCCGCTGCGCGAGCGCCCGGTGCCGTCCCTGGACGTGGCGACGATCACCGCGGCCCTGGCGCCGCTGACCGGCCGCATCCGTCAGCGGGCGCCGATCTATTCCGCGCTCAAGCAGGGTGGGGAACCGCTCTATACCAAGGCGCGCCGCGGCGACGTCATCGAGGCGCCCGAGCGCGACGTCGAGGTCCACCGCATCGAGATCATGGAGATCGCCCCTGGCCGCCTGTCGCTGCGGGTGGAATGCGGGTCCGGCACCTACGTGCGCAGCCTGGTCCGCGACCTGGGCGAGGCGCTGGGCTGTGGCGCGCATGTCGGGGCGCTGCGGCGGCTGTGGGTCGACCCGTTCCTCCAGCCGCGCATGCTCACGCTGGACGCGCTGCAGGCAATGGCTGAACACGGCGGCGAAGCGGCCCTGGACGCCTGCCTGCTGCCGGTCGAAGCCGGCCTGGCCGGGTTCCCGCGTGTCGAGGTGGACATCGCCGGCGGGCGCCGGCTGGCGCAGGGCCAGCGGCTGCCCGGATACCCGCCCAGCGACGGTCCGGTGGCGATCCACGGGCCGGACGGGCGTGTCCTGGGGCTGGGGACGGTCAATGCCGAAGGCACGCTGTCGCCGCAGCGCCTGTTCGCCTGGGCGGTCGCCGGCACCGCGCAGAAAGCCGGACACATTCAATAA
- the rpsO gene encoding 30S ribosomal protein S15: MSIDTQKVIADNARGTNDTGSPEVQVALITARIEHLSGHFKTHKKDHHSRRGLLQLVNRRRSLLDYLKKKDNERYKALIEKLGLRR, from the coding sequence ATGTCCATCGATACCCAGAAAGTGATTGCCGACAACGCGCGCGGTACCAACGACACCGGCTCCCCGGAAGTCCAGGTGGCCCTGATCACCGCCCGCATCGAACACCTGAGCGGTCACTTCAAGACCCACAAGAAGGATCACCACAGCCGCCGTGGTCTGCTGCAGCTGGTCAACCGCCGCCGCAGCCTGCTTGACTACCTCAAGAAGAAAGACAACGAGCGCTACAAGGCCCTGATCGAGAAGCTGGGTCTGCGTCGCTGA
- the pnp gene encoding polyribonucleotide nucleotidyltransferase, producing MAKITKTFQYGKHQVTLETGEVARQAGGAVVVKFDDTVLLVTAVAAKSAREGQDFFPLTVDYQEKFYAGGRIPGGFFKREGRATEKETLISRLIDRPLRPLFPEEFRNEVQVIATVMSLNPEIDGDIPALIGASAAVALTGAPFNGPIGAAKVGYINGEYVLNPTVSELKDSKLELVVAGTANAVLMVESEAAELSEEVMLGAVMFGHREMQKVIAVINELVAEAGKPKWDWQPPAKNEGLIAALRNAVGDSLAGAFQVRDKIERRDTISSLKKAILNTLAPQAESNAWSTGELSKEFSEQEYQTMRASVLKTKVRIDGRALDQVRPISSQVSVLPRVHGSALFTRGETQAIVAVTLGTARDGQVIDAVGGEWKDHFLFHYNFPPFSVGEAGRMMGPKRREIGHGRLAKRGVLAVMPTMEAFPYTIRVVSEITESNGSSSMASVCGSSLALMDAGVPIKAPVAGIAMGLVKEGDEFVVLSDILGDEDHLGDMDFKVAGTANGVSALQMDIKIEGITEEIMKQALTQAKAGRLHILGEMAHAMSAPRQELSEFAPRLITIKIHPDKIREVIGKGGSVIQAITKETGTQIDIQDDGTITIASVNGAAGQAAKARIEQITSDVEPGRIYEGKVAKIMDFGAFVTILPGKDGLVHVSQISNDRVEKVSDALKEGDVVKVKVLEVDKQGRIRLSIKAVEEGEGVSAE from the coding sequence GTGGCAAAAATCACCAAAACCTTCCAGTACGGCAAGCACCAGGTCACCCTGGAAACCGGCGAAGTCGCCCGCCAGGCCGGCGGCGCCGTCGTCGTCAAGTTCGACGACACCGTACTGCTGGTCACCGCCGTGGCCGCGAAGTCGGCCCGCGAAGGCCAGGACTTCTTCCCGCTGACGGTCGACTACCAGGAGAAGTTCTACGCCGGCGGCCGTATCCCCGGTGGCTTCTTCAAGCGTGAAGGCCGCGCGACCGAGAAGGAGACGCTGATCTCCCGCCTGATCGACCGCCCGCTGCGTCCGCTGTTCCCGGAAGAATTCCGCAATGAAGTGCAGGTCATCGCCACGGTGATGTCGCTGAACCCGGAGATCGACGGCGACATCCCGGCGCTGATCGGCGCCTCCGCCGCCGTCGCCCTGACCGGCGCGCCGTTCAACGGCCCGATCGGTGCGGCCAAGGTCGGCTACATCAACGGCGAGTACGTGCTCAACCCGACCGTCAGCGAGCTGAAGGACTCCAAGCTGGAGCTCGTCGTCGCCGGTACCGCCAACGCCGTGCTGATGGTCGAATCCGAAGCCGCCGAGCTTTCGGAAGAAGTGATGCTGGGCGCCGTGATGTTCGGTCACCGCGAGATGCAGAAGGTCATCGCCGTGATCAACGAGCTGGTCGCCGAAGCCGGCAAGCCGAAGTGGGACTGGCAGCCGCCGGCCAAGAACGAAGGCCTGATCGCCGCGCTGCGCAACGCCGTGGGCGACAGCCTGGCCGGCGCCTTCCAGGTGCGCGACAAGATCGAGCGTCGCGACACCATTTCCAGCCTCAAGAAGGCCATCCTCAACACGCTGGCCCCGCAGGCCGAGAGCAATGCGTGGAGCACCGGCGAGCTGTCGAAGGAATTCAGCGAGCAGGAATACCAGACCATGCGCGCCTCGGTCCTGAAGACCAAGGTCCGCATCGACGGCCGTGCGCTGGACCAGGTGCGTCCGATCTCCTCCCAGGTCAGCGTGCTGCCGCGCGTGCACGGCTCGGCGCTGTTCACCCGTGGCGAGACGCAGGCCATCGTGGCCGTCACCCTCGGCACTGCGCGTGACGGCCAGGTCATCGACGCCGTCGGCGGCGAGTGGAAGGACCACTTCCTGTTCCACTACAACTTCCCTCCGTTCTCGGTGGGCGAAGCCGGCCGCATGATGGGCCCGAAGCGTCGCGAAATCGGCCACGGCCGCCTCGCCAAGCGCGGCGTGCTCGCCGTGATGCCGACGATGGAAGCGTTCCCGTACACCATCCGCGTGGTCTCGGAAATCACCGAGTCCAACGGTTCCTCCTCGATGGCCTCGGTCTGCGGCAGCTCGCTGGCGCTGATGGATGCCGGCGTGCCGATCAAGGCGCCGGTGGCCGGCATCGCGATGGGCCTGGTGAAGGAAGGCGACGAGTTCGTCGTGCTGAGCGACATCCTGGGTGACGAAGACCACCTGGGCGACATGGACTTCAAGGTCGCCGGTACCGCCAACGGCGTGTCCGCGCTGCAGATGGACATCAAGATCGAAGGCATCACCGAAGAGATCATGAAGCAGGCGCTGACGCAGGCGAAGGCCGGCCGACTGCACATCCTGGGCGAAATGGCCCATGCGATGTCGGCACCGCGCCAGGAACTGAGCGAGTTCGCGCCGCGCCTGATCACCATCAAGATCCACCCCGACAAGATCCGCGAAGTGATCGGCAAGGGCGGTTCGGTGATCCAGGCCATCACCAAGGAAACCGGCACGCAGATCGACATCCAGGACGACGGCACCATCACCATCGCCTCGGTGAACGGCGCCGCCGGCCAGGCCGCCAAGGCGCGCATCGAGCAGATCACGTCCGACGTCGAGCCGGGCCGCATCTACGAAGGCAAGGTCGCCAAGATCATGGACTTCGGCGCGTTCGTCACCATCCTGCCGGGCAAGGACGGCCTGGTGCACGTGTCGCAGATCTCCAACGACCGCGTCGAGAAGGTCAGCGACGCGCTGAAGGAAGGCGACGTGGTGAAGGTCAAGGTGCTGGAAGTCGACAAGCAGGGCCGCATCCGCCTGTCGATCAAGGCCGTGGAAGAGGGCGAGGGCGTGTCGGCCGAGTAA
- a CDS encoding MFS transporter, producing MDSKKTHSAAPASLWSGRGLVLLGIVLSAFNLRTAVTSLTPLLDMLGGTFGFGATMTGVFGMLPTAAFALFGVATPALAHRIGLERTALLAILLAMLGLLLRSAAGDTTALMAASLTALAGMGIGNIVLPPLVKRYFADRVGTVSTLYITVLQAGTILPALVAVPVMEAAGWRISLGLWAVFAAASAVPWCLVLWRERQRTSSLARMHDAAVTVDDEAPELAAPRPIGRAWRSPVAWGMALMFGMTSLVTYSMFTWLPKLLVEAGGTPALGGTMVALFSTLGLVASLSMPLIAVRMRNPFIVVVVCAGFYFVAFAGLLLAPMAAPALWVALLGLGPSTFPLSLTMINLRTRTPEGSAALSGFMQGVGYSLSCAGPLAFGLLHDYTHGWTLPMAFLGGCIVILVIGGYLACRPRYLEDTWH from the coding sequence ATGGATTCCAAGAAGACCCATTCGGCCGCACCGGCTTCCCTCTGGTCCGGCCGCGGCCTGGTGCTGCTCGGCATCGTGCTGTCCGCGTTCAACCTGCGCACGGCGGTGACTTCGCTGACGCCGCTGCTCGACATGCTGGGCGGGACGTTCGGATTCGGCGCCACCATGACCGGCGTGTTCGGCATGCTGCCGACGGCGGCGTTCGCGCTGTTCGGCGTGGCCACGCCGGCGCTGGCGCATCGCATCGGGCTGGAACGGACGGCGTTGCTGGCCATATTGCTGGCCATGCTGGGTCTGCTGCTGCGCAGCGCGGCGGGCGACACGACGGCATTGATGGCGGCCTCGCTGACCGCGCTGGCCGGCATGGGCATCGGCAACATCGTGCTGCCGCCGCTGGTGAAGCGCTACTTCGCCGATCGCGTGGGCACGGTCAGCACGCTGTACATCACCGTGCTGCAGGCGGGCACCATCCTGCCGGCGCTGGTGGCGGTGCCGGTGATGGAAGCCGCGGGCTGGCGCATCTCGCTGGGCCTGTGGGCGGTGTTCGCAGCGGCGTCGGCGGTGCCGTGGTGCCTGGTGCTGTGGCGGGAACGACAGCGGACGTCCTCGCTCGCGCGGATGCATGACGCCGCGGTCACCGTCGACGACGAAGCGCCCGAACTGGCGGCGCCGCGTCCGATCGGGCGCGCCTGGCGCTCACCGGTGGCGTGGGGCATGGCGCTGATGTTCGGCATGACCTCGCTGGTCACGTATTCGATGTTCACCTGGTTGCCGAAGCTGCTGGTGGAAGCCGGCGGCACGCCGGCGCTGGGCGGCACGATGGTGGCGCTGTTCTCCACGCTCGGCCTGGTGGCGTCGCTCAGCATGCCGCTGATCGCGGTGCGCATGCGCAATCCCTTCATCGTGGTGGTGGTCTGTGCGGGCTTCTACTTCGTCGCGTTCGCCGGCCTGCTGCTGGCGCCTATGGCCGCACCGGCGCTGTGGGTCGCGCTGCTCGGGTTGGGGCCGAGCACGTTCCCGCTGTCGCTGACCATGATCAACCTGCGCACGCGCACGCCGGAGGGTTCGGCGGCGCTGTCCGGCTTCATGCAGGGCGTGGGCTACTCGCTGTCCTGCGCCGGTCCGCTCGCCTTCGGCCTGCTGCACGACTACACCCACGGCTGGACGCTGCCGATGGCGTTCCTCGGTGGGTGTATCGTGATCCTGGTGATCGGCGGCTATCTGGCTTGCCGGCCGCGGTATCTGGAAGATACGTGGCATTAG
- a CDS encoding SGNH/GDSL hydrolase family protein — protein MSASQSLMTTRRGEFRTLYRALARRPAAFASTPIVFCEGDSWFSTPLAMNLLDWLVFPAPEDEKKGVPLFGAGGLFFRTEDSGDLALDMFTARGIRDLSTWYRGFAFDLVLLSAGGNDFVDDFLQSTLRGAAPMSPEAAHQRVVATGRYAEVLARYRAFVTAFQAIRPHTPILAHTYDYPRELGRPGRLTLGNVGAAALLKKGVGPWIGNKVAHVLPRIEQQREFARLLIDGFVDHVLIPLRDDRTTGKVFDFVDLRGVLSRGDQWFDEMHPTSAGFAALAAKFRQQMRAKLEIKLG, from the coding sequence ATGTCCGCTTCGCAGTCGTTGATGACCACCCGCCGCGGCGAGTTCCGCACGCTGTACCGCGCCCTCGCCCGCAGGCCCGCCGCCTTCGCCTCCACGCCCATCGTGTTCTGCGAAGGCGATTCGTGGTTCTCCACGCCGCTGGCGATGAACCTGCTGGACTGGCTGGTGTTCCCTGCGCCGGAGGACGAGAAGAAAGGCGTGCCATTATTCGGCGCCGGTGGCCTGTTCTTCCGTACCGAGGACAGCGGTGACCTGGCCCTCGACATGTTCACCGCGCGTGGCATCCGCGACCTGTCCACCTGGTACCGCGGCTTCGCCTTCGATCTGGTGCTGCTGAGCGCCGGCGGCAACGACTTCGTCGATGACTTCCTGCAGAGCACCTTACGTGGCGCCGCGCCGATGAGTCCGGAGGCGGCGCACCAGCGCGTCGTGGCGACCGGACGCTACGCCGAGGTGCTGGCCCGCTACCGCGCCTTCGTCACCGCCTTCCAGGCGATCCGGCCGCACACGCCGATCCTGGCGCACACCTACGACTACCCGCGCGAACTGGGCCGGCCCGGCCGGCTGACGCTGGGCAACGTGGGCGCGGCCGCGCTGCTGAAGAAAGGCGTGGGTCCGTGGATCGGCAACAAGGTTGCGCACGTGCTGCCGCGCATCGAGCAGCAGCGCGAGTTCGCCCGCCTGCTGATCGACGGTTTCGTCGACCACGTGCTGATTCCGCTGCGCGACGACCGCACCACCGGCAAGGTCTTCGACTTCGTCGACCTGCGCGGCGTACTGAGCCGCGGCGACCAGTGGTTCGACGAGATGCATCCGACCAGCGCGGGATTCGCCGCGCTCGCAGCGAAGTTCCGCCAGCAGATGCGGGCGAAGCTGGAGATCAAGTTGGGGTGA
- a CDS encoding NAD-dependent epimerase/dehydratase family protein has translation MTTRRDLFKLGALAAAAAALPSFASAASEAKPVGKAARPLNILILGGTGFTGPFQVDYALKRGHKVTLFNRGKRPSPEWPAVVEQLHGDRNTGDLAALKGRKWDVCIDNPTSLPFWVRDAGQVLKGNVGHYLFISTISVYADGSKPGITETSALAQYKGKDPMAETQESLRADIGNLYGPLKALSEAEAHKQFGKSVTIVRPGYIVGPRDETDRFTYWPHRVAQGGEILVPGDGADPIQIIDGRDLGEWMIRLAEAKTTGVFNACGPDYTLSMDAMLHGCQAVTGGGMTLTHVAPTFLQEQQVGLPIWVPSKDSEYAGYGSVSNQRAIAAGLTFRPLATTVQDLLAWFRGLPAERQAKLNAGITREKEAELLKAWHARKG, from the coding sequence ATGACCACCCGTCGTGACCTGTTCAAGCTGGGCGCACTGGCCGCCGCCGCGGCCGCGCTGCCGTCGTTCGCGTCCGCCGCCAGCGAGGCCAAACCGGTCGGCAAGGCCGCCAGGCCCCTGAACATCCTGATCCTGGGCGGTACCGGCTTCACCGGCCCGTTCCAGGTGGACTACGCGCTCAAGCGCGGGCACAAGGTCACCCTGTTCAACCGCGGCAAGCGACCCTCGCCGGAATGGCCGGCCGTGGTCGAACAGTTGCATGGCGACCGCAACACCGGCGACCTGGCCGCGCTGAAGGGGCGAAAGTGGGACGTCTGCATCGACAACCCCACCAGCCTGCCGTTCTGGGTGCGCGATGCCGGCCAGGTGCTGAAGGGCAATGTGGGCCACTACCTCTTCATTTCCACCATCTCGGTCTATGCCGACGGCAGCAAGCCCGGCATCACCGAGACGTCCGCGCTGGCGCAGTACAAGGGCAAAGACCCGATGGCCGAGACGCAGGAGTCGCTCCGTGCCGACATCGGCAACCTGTACGGCCCGCTGAAGGCATTGAGCGAAGCCGAGGCGCACAAGCAGTTCGGCAAGAGCGTCACCATCGTGCGGCCGGGCTATATCGTCGGCCCGCGCGACGAGACCGACCGCTTCACCTACTGGCCGCACCGGGTAGCGCAGGGCGGCGAGATCCTCGTGCCGGGCGACGGCGCCGATCCCATCCAGATCATCGACGGCCGCGACCTGGGCGAGTGGATGATCCGTCTGGCCGAAGCCAAGACCACCGGCGTGTTCAACGCCTGCGGCCCCGACTACACACTGTCGATGGACGCCATGCTGCACGGCTGCCAGGCGGTCACCGGCGGCGGTATGACGCTGACGCATGTGGCCCCGACGTTCCTGCAGGAACAGCAGGTCGGCCTGCCGATCTGGGTGCCGTCCAAGGACAGCGAGTACGCCGGCTACGGCTCGGTCAGCAACCAGCGCGCCATCGCCGCCGGCCTGACCTTCCGCCCCTTGGCCACCACCGTGCAGGACCTGCTGGCGTGGTTCCGCGGCCTGCCGGCGGAACGGCAGGCCAAGCTCAATGCGGGGATCACGCGGGAGAAGGAAGCGGAGTTGTTGAAGGCGTGGCACGCGCGGAAGGGGTGA